The following is a genomic window from Anas acuta chromosome 3, bAnaAcu1.1, whole genome shotgun sequence.
CCGAGGGCAGCTGAGAAAAGTAGGTTGGCACATGTGGTACCTCGGTtccttttttcagtttctaaatgGATCCAGGTGTGAAGGGTCTTAAATTGGAAAAAGGTTTGCCACAACCATTATTACTGCCTAGAACACTCATCTGTCTTTTGTGTCCCTGCTGGCTTTAGAAGGCAACTTTGTTACTTGGCTGTGAGTAAATAAACTCATTTATGTGGACACAGTATCTGGTTCTTTTTTACATTTGAGCTTAACTTTTAGTGGTTCCTACCATTAAGCtaggctggggaaggagagcgAATCtcacagcattttattatttccgTTTCAGGCAGATGCTTGAAGTTGGCAAGAAAGTCATACATAAGCTCTTCTGCGCTGGCTGGACTGAACACAAGTTATCTTTGCAGAGATGCAGGGAGGTGTCATTTtatatgctttcatttttacatgTTATCACTTGCAGGGCTGATTTTCTGACAAGACAGGGGCTGACCCTGGCCAGCAGAGAGAGGTTCCCCTGCAAAAACTGGACTGGACGTCAGGACTCCTGACTGTTAGTGCTCGTAGCGGTTTTACAACTAGCTAGTCTCATGACAACTCTATCTAGCAGATTcatcaaagaaaaacactttctaCAAGTTGTCCTTCATCTCATCTGGTGGAAAAAGCAGTTACAAGCTGTCTGTGCAGTTGAGGTCTTCATAAATGATAGTCTAATGATGTTCCATCTGAACCATTTTCTCGCCATTTGATTTATATTAGTTTATTAAAAAGGTTACAATTTCAAGAGTTTTAGGTATAACAGGATTGTTCTCTGATTTTCCTCATATATACAATATTTCTATCACTTTGTCTTTCACCCTTGGACCCTCCCTGGCTAGAACAGACCCATTTTGGATTTGAATGAAGTAGTGCAGAAGGTTCTGCAGTTAAACTATGAGGGTGTGTGCTGGATGAGACAGATAAGGCAGATACATTCTCACAGTTACGGCAGGCTTTATTTGCTTCTGGAACTGGATTCTAATCTCGCCTGTGCCATAAACTCCCTGCTGATCAGGTCGTGCTGTGAACTTGCGCGGGGCCCCTATCGGCTGTCCAGCTtgaagcagaatgaaaagtTGCTGGCGGGAGGAGTGTCCCGAGTCCTGCACATCAGGGGTTGCTCTGCTGCATGTTGTGCTCTCAGAGCTCAAGTTAGCTCTTGGTGCATTCAGCTGCCTGGCTTGGTCTCGGGTCTCTGCGTGTAACACAGCGAGGCTGTTCTGTCCGAGGCTGGATACTTCAATAAAACAACCCTCAGAtttgcagctgccagcaggtaCGCTTTCAAAAAGGTGGCTACAAAGTTTAACGTACAGTTAGGGCTTAACCGAAGCAGCGCACCGAACAGCCGTTCCACCCAGTAAAGCAGGTCTGGGGCCGCACAGAAGGAGGCATTTCACAGCTGCAGTCATCTGTGCAGACAGAAACTGATTTGGAGTTGCAGAAGTAACCAGGCTCCTGTTGTTTCAGTGTGTTTGGCTGGGTAACTCAGTCTGTGTGTTTGATAGGTGCATTTTGCCTGCAAATTTACACTTTAGCAATTTAATTGAAGTACCAAAATCATTTAAGTACGTGACATGAATGGGAACTTGTATTTTCAGGCTTACTTATTGTATTCAAAGTGGGGGTGAGAAAGCCTGTTTTgataaaggaatgaaaaaatgtttgctaGAAGAATGGCAATTAAAATTTAACCTAATTCTCTTACTGTAATTATGTAGAAAAACGTACCCGGCACCTCTTCATGGATCTAATGTAGTATTTCAGTGCTGAGGAACTGTTCTGCAGTTAATAGTAAACTTTGTCACCAAGCTGTTCTGCTGACTGGTTTGCTTCTGTGAATGGGGCTGACAGCTCAGACAGCCTCAGCAGTTCATAAAACTGTTTGCTGACCtccaggttttgcttttctgaggagaaaaggcTACTCCTTaaagaggagctgctgctccttacAATGTCTCCCCAAACCACTGGTAGCAATTTGTGGCAAGATGATGGGTTTATAGTCGGATGTTTTTTCTAGCTCTGCCCAATTCTATTCTCTTCCCCATGCACACGGCTGACGTATTCAAAAGAAGTCTAATACTAATACTCAGACTGAATTCAGGTGATCAGAGAAATAGCATGTAAGCTCTTGCAAATGTAATCTCACTTCTAGCCTGAATCTAGCCATCACAGCTTGTTAATGATGTTTCACGGGCTTGTCAGAATTCCTAGGTTATGTTACTGAGATGTTGTGTTTCACCTGACACTGAAGCAAGTCCAGTAGACTAACCTGATCTTGGAAAAGGTGACTACTAGTGGTTGCATAGTAGTTCCTGAAAATTCACGTAGAAAGTTGAATGCTGAAAAAACCCAGACCTCATTCTCACATGTACAAGTAAGTGGCAGTGTTCTGGAGATGGTAATCTAGAACACTCCAGAAGACATTAAAAACCATTGAAACATTTACCTGGACTAAAATTAAGACGCTTTAACCTACACTAATTCATTCTTTGTAATCTGTACTGTTATTAATCAGATAACAAAAGGGGGATAGCATAGCTGCAGTGAAACTTTGTGAGCTTTAGTTTCTTGTTCTGCTACAGCTTCCCGTGACCTCAGATAAAGTTCAACTAGTTCCTAAACTTTATGCGCATGCAACTGTACAAATACTTTGTAGTGACAGGGAAAGAATgtaacataatttaaaaaaaaaaaagaaaaaccatcCCAACCTGCCAGGTGTATTAAAGTCATGCCAGGTAGCTCAGTAAATTAATAAGGTCAGCACCGAAGTGATCCATCCTTCTGTCCCTGTTCAGTGAGGAGGAAAATGCTAGCTCCCTGCACCCAGACTAACCCCTAGAATGTATCATTTGTATCAGCTTTACCCTAGCACATCCACAGATTAACACTTCTTTAACATCACTATTACAAGAGTTTGGAAGAATGttcacagatttgttttttatttcagcagaataTGTACATATTTATCAAGAGGGACAATTCCACTATTTTCCAGAAGCATTTTCTTGGCCACATGGTCTTTATTGCTTTGTCAGTTTTTGTCCAGAGTTTCTTCTGTGGTCAGAAAACTACCCTTGCAAGTTCAAACAAAACCTGTGAAATAACAAACACATTATCAAATGATACATActaatctttaaaacaaacagcttaCACTTTAAACCAGATAATCTGGAAAGTAACTATAGCTGCAACTCCAAAGTTACTTGCAAAGAACTAAAGAGTAATTCCATTGTACAGGACATTACACAAATAAGGTAATATTGATTTTCAAGTTATGAAGTCTATAAATTGCACTTTTTACTGAATTCTTCAGTGTGACAGTGGGGAAAAGGAACCAACCTCTATGGTGATGAGTATTACTATCATCCACTCAAGGCGCAGAGCGTGTTTCTCATTCAGGTGATTTCTCATTAGGTCCGTCAACTCCATGCAGTGTTGAAGCTTTTCATTCATTACCTGAAACAGATCCCAAGCATGTGGCAAGGCTGGATTCCACAAATTGTATGACATAGCTAAAGAAACACAATCCTCAAAGGGGCTTACTGAATGTAACTGCAGAAACGTGTTAATGCTTCTGCAAAAGAACTAATGGGGAAGTCTGTAAGGCAGCATGCACAAGCAAGGGGAGTTTTCATACAAACAACTTATTTCAATGGGTTTTAGATAGGCATCTCCAGGTATTAAGTAGCTACTAGGTGATTTCTAGTCATGAAAGCATGCAAGCGAGGATGACGCAGCTTATGGGAATGCCTCAAAGGTAACTAAGTcaatatttaaggttgctgtacCACTGGAAAAAGTTCACACACTTCTTACTCTGGTTGAGCAGTAAGCATTGCGCTGCCCTGCAGTGAGCTGACCTGGATCATCATGTCAATAAGAAGACTGCTTCAGATCCCTtttataaaatttgttttcttgcacaAGTTTCAGAACAAGAATTAAAGCTCCTCCTCTCATAACTATTTAAAGCCAAATTGAGTGGCTTGGAAATAAGCAATCCATCCATTTAAGTCTAGATGGTTGAAACAAGGTCATTGACCTAAAGTAGGTAAAAGATGTGAGTGGGttacaaacacaaagaaaagggaagagcgTATAGGATCCTACTGTGCTTTATTCACCTTCTACAGTTAAAACAGACGCTCACGGAGCAGTCTAGCTCAACTGATTTGGGTATTCTTAACAACAATAAGACACTTACCTTGACTCTGCGATTAATGTTGAGAAACTGGCAAGTTTTGTCATAAAGCTCTTCCAGTTTTTCTCTATCCCAGTAGAAGTCAGGTGTTATCAGCAGGTCGGAACTCAGATTTATGCGGTGTCTAAAAAGAATGGTTACTGCAGTATTTCAAAGTTCTTTGGGTGCATATAGGAGTAAATATTTACATAGTggttagaagaaaaattatggaaagcttttcttgttaaataaaatatgaaaacctttcataataaaaatattaacatagtTATTGTTTACAATTGGTAACATCATCTGAAACTTTTCTGAGAACACTTTAATATGAATCattcttttcattgtttttgccTTATGGCAACACTCCTTGACCTGAAGTTCAAGAAGGTGACAAGCTGAGGAGGGAGTCCTTCACTATGCTGGTAGCTCACTGAAGCTGAAGTACCTGAATTAAAGTTACCTAGGGAGGTCTGTAACAGCTTGTTTCTATTTCAGAGCTCTGAAACGTGAATGACACCGCACGCTGGGTATGTGAGCATAGCTCAGAACCAGGCTCCTGGCTGAGCATTATAAAGGCAAGGAGCTAAGATCTCCCACCTTCAGCCTACTGCTCACATAAATCCTTGGACTTTTAGGCCATCACTGTGTGTTACAGAAGGGTCCTCCAAGTAGGATGATAAAATCTACTGTTTAAGATAGgaattgttttcttcatttacctctttcttcactttttttttaaatgcatactATTGTGTATTCCTAATGGCCAAGATATgcttgagaaggaaaaaaaaccaacaaacattAAATCCTTGCAATGTACCAGTGGCTTCTGAGTGAATCTAGGGGAAGAACATAACTTGTAGAAGAGGCCAAATCCCTGAAAAGCTTTAACTGTAGACCATAGTTAATAGCTCTACTTAACCCCCATGCTTCCTCCTGGTATCATTTTGCATACTGTTATAATTGCAGGTTATGAAACATGCCTTGCTGTACCTAGAAAAGAATAAGGACATGGAATTTGGCCATTTATAATATACTGCCTAATGCCTACCTATAGTTGAGACACCACagtgagagtggtgaggcattGGGAAGCACAGTCCTCTGACCATGATAGCACAAACACTGCCTCAAGCCAGAAGGTGGCTGAGGGAATCCCACCCACAGGGTTTAGGCCAGACTGTAAACTACTCCAAAGCTTCAAGTGTATCCCAGTCTTTGTACCATGCACAAGATGATTTTTAAGTTCCGTGTAATACAGTGTCTTTGGTGtaacaaaaaaatgttaccTTAATGCAAAGAGTTCTCCAATTTTCTGCATGACATCTGCATGAGACAGTTTCACCTTTCTTCCTGATTTTAGTATCTGCAAAGTAACAAGTTTTTCACTGCTTGATCAAATAGCATGAACTGTAGGTTAAGAAGTCTCACATTCTCATACAGCCTGAAGTAGGTATGAGCTAGAATCTGAATGCATATCATACTTGTTACaacacttcagttttgtttgaaTGGTGCCTTGCTTATCTAGCTTGATAAGGGTATCACCATTCAACTGTTATTCCGGGTTTTCAGCAAGCCACCAAGTAGGCTGTCAGTGTCAATACAGGATCCTGGAATGTTTTCTATGAATGGTTTCCTGAACAAGAGATCATTTGTCCTCTCTTACTACTATTGCTATTTTTAAGTCATGACAGTGTTCTTTTACCTTGCTACTTATTTGTCCTTTCTTAGAGTTCTTCCTCACTTAAAGCAAACCATGTAttaccaattatttttttcattaaaaataaaggaagatttGTCTTTTGAAGCCTATGAatctaatttttaaatgcaacatGATATGgactttgtattttaattaagcCTCGTGGAAACACTAGTCTAAGTAACTCACTTGAACTCTTCATTACATTCAGGTTATAGCAGACTACTCTGAAGCCAAGCTGCCACACACACTGTTTGGCCAggtttttaaatgctgcttgTCCTGTTATGCATTAATGtcccgcagcagcagctgacAGTAGCACAACATGGGAAACATTATTCCAATGCACACTCCCACCCTCACCTCCCAGCCCTTTAAAGACTGCTTGTTTCTTGTCCCACCTCTTTGCAGGTTTTCTGAGCTTGTGTGTTAATGGCTTTGCCATCAAATGTATTAAGCACGCAGTTGCTTTTGCCTATATCCTCAGCTATACCTGGACAGATCTTTTAACATAGCACAAGgaaaagaggaacagaaaggtACAAAGAAGACCTCACCTCAGGAATTGACTGGATTGACTCTACAAAATTGTCCAATAATGATTCCCAGATAGCCAGTTTTACTGTAACACAGAGGTGACAAAGCAGAATGCTGTGAGAGGTAGGTATATGCTTTCAAGTGATCTTAATTTACATCTACCAACACACTGTTTCAAGATGCTACAGATAGGTTTGTATCAACATGTAAGAGACCATTAGTATTTTATGATACACGTTCATACATCTACAGACAAATTCAGGTTTTGTATTGACACAGCTTTGCATGCAGAACCACCTCAAGCTCAGCTCTACTCTCCAACGGACTGGTTCAGATCCTGGAGAAGCTCTGGTTCAACTTAACAAGGTGTGTTTGAGTGCTGTGTGCTGCGTGTGAAGCCTTTGCAAACTGCATTCCAAGGAGGCATGCTGGAGATAATTAGCCTTGCAGGAATCAGGCTGACTTCAGCTGGTGCCCCTTGAGTCTCCACTTTTTCTACACATTTCTACAGCGTTGTGCAGAACTTTAACTTCCTGTTTGTCCAGTACTTGATGCAGCATGCTCAAACCATGGAGAATTAGCTTGTATAGACAGACACACCATCACCTGTGTTTGTTGAAGCTAAATTTAAACTTAGGCAatcttacattttgttttagtgAATATATCATTCACTGAAAAGATAATTATCTTCAGTGGAAGTTGTTCAGCATACACAATGCCAACACAAGTTCTACTCTGTCTCAGCTTGAGCCTTAAAGGATGATTTCTACAGGGAAATGATACAACTCAGGCTCTCTGTTCTTTTATCCTCAGATTCCCAGGCAAGAATGAAGTAATGACatatcagttttaaaaaattaaccCTGTTCactcagaaaaattaaacagataaggtttatttctcaaaacaaatgctttttggTAGTAATTGTGCACATCATTTAGTCAGGACACACAGTAAACTCAATGCTGAGCATCTTTCATGGTCTTTTTTGAGTACAGAGGCCCAATCCAAGTCAGTGAGTTAAACGGCATTTAATTTAGCCCTTGAAAAGAGGCCAATAGGCATTTCAGCTATCGCTGATTATTTGACAGAGGTTGGTTTCTGCTGTGTTGTACATTTGACTTGGACTACACTTGCATCCTCTGTTATAATCACTGAACATTGCACTGTCTTCCTTTATGGTATACATGTCTAACGCTACCATAAATTGGTACCAGTTATCTCCTGGGAATAAATCCCTTGCTCCGTTGTATGTGGCAGCACTCTTCCATGCAGTGGTTTTATGAATAGCAAAACTATAGAGAACTAGAGGctatttttcccctcactaTTTCAATAGCTCTTTCTTCAATGATCCAAAAAACATTTAGTTACACTGTATGCCTTGATCAAGTGGTGGATCGCTTCAAAAACACGCATTCTGGTTTTTGATATCTCTCCTGTTGCAAGGTGTTCCTCACATACTACATGAATTTTGTCATTCACCCTAAAAGCAGTAGAGGTAGTaggattttcttccttgaaggtCTTTTTGAAGATGGCCCCTTATTGCTGCTAGCTTCTATTCCCACTTCCTACCTCACTCTAGGTCTGAAGCAGCAGAGAGATTTTCTCAAGCAGCAGCATCACTGCTGAGCCTGACTTCTTTCCAGTGCCTCCTGATGGAAGCACCACCTGTAGCACAGTCGTAGCTAATCAGCTTGGAAACCATTATCTGGTTTCTCCAGTCCACGCATTTGATACTGGTACGCTTCCCACACCAAGAGTCACTGCTTTACATTACTACCTGCTTTAGCTggtatctattttttttttctggtaatgATTTCAGGATCAATTACCTAAGATTACTGACAGCTTTCTAATTCCGGACTCTACACTTGTTACTATCCTAGAATAATCTGAAAGATGGGCAACAGTATGCCCAGTGGAACATCTGTCTTCTGCAAAGTACGTTTCTTAATTTGCTTTGCTCATCCTTAAGAAGATTTACAGTGAGCTAAGTAATTCCAATTTAcggaaaacaaagcaaaagctttGAAAACTAATCCTCCCACTGAAGCACAATCTTTACACAGTTCACCAAACCAGACACTAAGTCTTCAACCTCTCACTGTTCAAATCCCATTTACAaccacatttcacagaatctGTACCATAGGTGGATATTACAAACAGTATTAACTTACCAGAAAGACAAAGGGCGTTCGAAAAGGCAAATTTCTGCAGAACAACTTCATCGATATCCAGCTCAGAATTTAACAAGATTTCTCCCTTATGAAGTTTTGACTGCCCTCTGTTAAAACAGGATTGAAGCATCTTCATTGACTAAGCCACCAGAAAAGGAACATTTAAAGAATAATCAACAATGCAGGTAAGGTTGGTTGTTTTATATAAATCATGATGTATCTATATGGCTATCACCCCCATCCTTGCATTTTACTCATGTTCAAACTGACAGTAACCAAAACAAATCACTGAAAATTAGTTCTTCAGTCTAAAACTATGTCAGGAATCACAAATGCCAGATCTGGATAGTCCACAGTATtcaaaaagtgaggaaaaaaaataaaagacccCTTGGCCTCTTACCAGGTTACCTTAAATAAGCTGAGCTGATATGTAACAGCTTATGTTGTTACACTGTCCTATTTAGGAgcacagttttttttctgtgctgttagaAAAATTACAGATAAATTACACAATCAGTTACATTGAAAAGTATTTCCATAGGGATACTTCGCTCCACATGATGAAAAAAGCATTTAACAAAGCAAGACAGCTTGCCAGATTCATCCTGCCATAGTATTCAAGTTGCACCTTTCCTAGGAAGCAAAGTATGTGCAGAATGCTTCTTTGTATACGAACCTACAGGGCACTGAAGAAAGCTGACCCAGAGAAGTTTTGTTCCTTCTTTAAAATCAGAGTTGGCTCAacaatgtgtatttatttttcctgtgaggtACATGGGTTCTGTTTAGGATTGTTCTGTTGTTTGGCACGTTCAGTTGTGCAGACACAGACCTTCTTGATTTACAAAATTTAGTGTATAATCAAGTCCTAAAGGCCATTACTTGAAAGTTTAGCAGTTCAACAAAATTTGTGAATGTAGATGtactgttttctcctttccctaTTTTTACTCATttgaaataagaattaaaaaggtGTATTTCTACTAGTTACTTTTATGTGAATTTGTTGTAGATGTCTATTAGCTTTTAGATAAACACGAATGCCTGCAGATACTTACTCTCCTATTCTATAGTTCATCTCTTCATTCTCCCAATGGACGAGTGCAACTTCATATGGCTGAATTTCATGCTGTTCTAGCACTCGCATTATATTCTTCATCTAAGAAAAAGACAATTGCACAGAGGAGCAGTTACTACTGTAGTATATTATCACTCTACAAAGAGCTAGCACGTAATAGGCTGATGAAAGCAACTTCCATGCTtattaaagttatttaaataaaaatgaataggTGTGCGAGTAATTTTTTGTATTCAAATGAAGCAACTATTAGCAGCTTATTTCTGAAGCCACGTGGATGAATTTTGTGGCTGTGAACAACTGCAAAGAATCTATTAAGACTAAAGTATCATTTAATATCTACATTTACAAAATAAGGTAGGGATTAACCAGAGCAGCAGTAATGACAATGCAGAAATATTCAGTATTATAACAATGAGCTGTACAAAACTTCAGCACATGTCTGAGTGTGGGAATGAATCTTTAGGATAAATACATCAGGTGGCTGCTGCTACCAAAATTACTAGTttgctaaaattatttttttttcaactaccAGAGGTCAGGTCATGTTACAGGAGTCCTTTCcctacagaaattaaaaaaaaaaaatagtttcagctGCCTAGAGTCAGCCCTGTAAGCAGTTGAATGTGCAGCTCCACTTGGAGGAGTAATCTCATTGTCATTTTATTCCCAAGCACACTAAAACCTGATGCAGGAATAACGAGCTCTTCTCTCTcacaaagcattttcctttaaCTCAGGATCTCCCATTCTTGTTCTTTTGTCTGCATTAGAGCCTCCTATCAGATAAATTGTTCTGCAATTAGAACAaattctgaactgaaaaaacCCTCATCTATAGCATGCACATATAGGTATCTAAAAAGCATCTAACTGCACAACAGCTACTAACACAATATACTTTTGGTGCCTAAGTTCTTTAAAGAGGTAAAGTTTCTACTTAGTGATGCTTAAAACAATCTCTTCAAAACACTGTACAATAGTTAATCTTGCAGCGCGTACTGTATGTCAATAAATTGTCCCCAAAGCACTTCCTCCAGGTTAAGtactttaaaaatctgttgGATCACctgcaagaaacatttttctttgcagactttgttttcttcattacttTCAAGAATTTCAGTGATCCTATCTAAGACATGAcaacatttttcactgaaaaacatacaaaaataccCTTACATATGCAACTGCTTGTTTCGTACCCCTGAATGTAATACTAGCATGTCTAATGCCTGCTGTATATTCCCAATATTGTGGTAAACAAAGGtatgaaaaaatacacttttttttttcctccagtgagGAAGCGTATGCTGTTAGGCCAGTCAGCTTAGATACACTGCTTGGAGGCACAATTCAGCAATGCAAATCCTGCTAAAACAATGCCAGAGCTAAGAGCCAACCTGTAACATAGCACGCCAGATTTCAAGAGTGCACTCACTTGGGTCCAGACAGCCTAGCTGGCATTGTGGAGCCTAGTATCAATATAGTAATAGTTATGCTGTTAATACGTTATTACTCTTCCAGAACTACAACCAGCTCAGgcttcccagcaccagcacaaaGTAAGATTTAACAAAGCTTTACAGACCATAACCGATTCTGCAGAATTGATGTGTCTTGTATTACGCATATTTCCAAAGTTCTTCCATTGCTCTGAATAATAGGAAATTATGTTTCAGTGgcagctttcttttaaagaaatacattagTTTCCATTGACTGATGTGAGTTTATTCTAGGCCCagctttattttacagaaggGACCACTTGTGATACAGTACATTTAATGAGATGTTCTGGATTCACTAAATGCAAACCCTTCCTATTTGAGACAATTGCTTCACAGTTTCCTTTTAACGACATACATGAACTCCACCTAGTTTGGCTTTTTGCCCTTACTACTTCTGGTGGAGAAGCTAGTGCACAGCCTTGCTGCTCAGGTACTtgagaaaagtattttacaCTTTTAAGTCCTATTTACGATCAGCCTGTAGCTATAAATTGTTCTGTTAAGCGGccatttgtttaaaatagtttttcctCCCACAACAATCATTCTGGAGTACTTTCAAAGAGCAgttttttccattcacattgTCTCTACACACTGTTTTACTGAATTActttcagtttcatttctaCAGACCAGGTCTTTGTATTGTTTTGGTTCATTAACATTTATGCATAAAACATACCATTTATGCATAAAACATACCTCCTTGTTTAAGCAAGTTGTTTGGAGTTAAAACTTTGACAATGAgttcaaaaagcagaaaaatgcagttttcctcCTGTATAAATAAGGCCGACAAAGGACCAACTAAAGTTACTTCTACTGACATAAAGATTGTGGTATCAAGTTTTCAAAGTTTCTTAAGCATGTAAAAATGTacaagaaaatgagatttttcagagTACCCCAGAGGGCAGAGGTGCCCAATTCTATCAACAGGAGTTAGTCAGCTAGTCTTCAGAAATGCCAGTGACCCAGTAGCACAGTTACAGCCACTGCATCCCAAATGGGCTACAGGCAAAGTTTGAAGGGAAAGCTAGTATCTGTTTGTAGGCCTGCTGATGTACTGAAACTCCCCAAAACAGACAGGAAATTGGGCACATTTCAggtctgaaatggaaaaagcaaactTGAATCCAGAAGTTGTTCACATCTGGAAACAACGgctctgtattttcatttaccTTAATTAAAATCCTCCTATGAATATCTGTGCATCTCCCTGCCATGCTCAGTATATGCCAACTACTTTCATAGACCCTGCCTACAGATAAGATCAATGCCTTTTCTTTATGTATCTAGTACTCAGCTTTATTTaaccacaacaaacaaaatgcatagatacaacatattttgaaagtgactataaatatattcataaaaataaatatgtctgTAGCATTCCACTCCTGGTCAGCGAAGAGCACTGATTTATCCCAAGG
Proteins encoded in this region:
- the RMND1 gene encoding required for meiotic nuclear division protein 1 homolog isoform X2, with translation MQCTAFATADEYHLGNLCHDLTSHGYVEITSLPRDAANVLVIGTEKSAKDDDAGMIFFFREGAVVFWNVEEKSMKNIMRVLEQHEIQPYEVALVHWENEEMNYRIGEGQSKLHKGEILLNSELDIDEVVLQKFAFSNALCLSVKLAIWESLLDNFVESIQSIPEILKSGRKVKLSHADVMQKIGELFALRHRINLSSDLLITPDFYWDREKLEELYDKTCQFLNINRRVKVMNEKLQHCMELTDLMRNHLNEKHALRLEWMIVILITIEVLFELARVVF